From a single Raphanus sativus cultivar WK10039 chromosome 3, ASM80110v3, whole genome shotgun sequence genomic region:
- the LOC108844147 gene encoding probable mediator of RNA polymerase II transcription subunit 26b isoform X4, translating to MKPPQAASLDRWRDYFRRGDSDIFEIIDHAIMVAATDCPIKFKSRRDKIAELLFSCRVTRCCTGCHHNRELSLHEEDEAVDVGAGSKESKANSSRGDNNHINQIVSNNYNNYDDEAEALSDAIEEFSMVSKEVVRIKEILLNRDDEPHSVILESLRKLKLMSLDVDVLKSTEIGKAVNGLRKHGSDQIRQLAKTLIAEWKELVDEWVNTTKEIAGAEGTPESANPSVVDEEEEEFPSLPYGVDIFTPEANGFEMLNGDFFDSLDLDGNPCNSGEYNTSREDQRRPHKRRPEGRTQMRIQDPPIKPSSSLSDGTRRPLKQNVEQRFKNVVGSVQKPMIQRSKPLSTQQKQKASQEKHKGLDADAKFEFAKRKLQESYQHHDNAKKQRTIQVLETIPKQGSNAQKPQLKRPGLNSKSWFNGRK from the exons ATGAAACCACCACAAGCAGCTTCGTTAGATAGGTGGAGAGACTATTTCCGGCGAGGAGATTCCGATATATTCGAGATCATCGATCACGCCATCATGGTTGCTGCTACAGATTGTCCGATCAAATTCAAATCGAGAAGAGACAAAATCGCCGAGCTTCTCTTCTCCTGCAGAGTCACTCGCTGCTGCACCGGTTGCCACCACAACCGGGAGCTATCTCTTCACGAAGAAGACGAGGCGGTTGATGTTGGTGCTGGTAGTAAAGAGAGCAAAGCTAACAGTAGCAGAGGAGATAACAATCACATCAATCAGATTGTTAgcaataattataataattatgatgatGAAGCCGAGGCTTTGAGCGATGCGATTGAAGAGTTTTCTATGGTTTCTAAGGAAGTTGTTAGGATCAAAGAGATATTGCTCAACAGAGACGACGAg CCACACTCGGTGATACTCGAATCCCTGAGAAAGCTGAAGTTGATGTCTTTGGATGTGGATGTTCTTAAG AGTACTGAGATCGGAAAGGCTGTTAATGGCCTGAGGAAACATGGTTCTGATCAGATACGCCAACTTGCAAAGACTCTTATCGc AGAGTGGAAGGAGCTGGTTGATGAATGGGTGAACACCACAAAGGAAATTGCTG gtgCTGAAGGTACACCAGAGTCTGCTAATCCATCTGttgttgatgaagaagaagaagagtttccATCGCTTCCATATGGTGTTGATATCTTTACACCGGAAGCAAATggttttgaaatgttaaatggGGATTTCTTTGATTCCTTGGACCTTGATGGAA aTCCTTGTAACTCTGGAGAATACAACACAAGCCGAGAAGACCAAAGAAGACCACACAAGAGAAGACCTGAGGGAAGAACACAAATGAGGATACAAGACCCTCCTATTAagccatcatcatcattatctgATGGGACTAGGAGACCTCTAAAGCAAAATGTAGAACAAAGGTTCAAGAACGTAGTGGGATCTGTTCAAAAACCCATGATCCAGAGGAGTAAACCGCTTTCTACACAACAGAAGCAGAAGGCTTCACAAGAA AAACATAAAGGTCTTGATGCAGACGCAAAGTTTGAGTTTGCTAAGAGGAAACTTCAAGAGAGCTACCAACACCATGACAAcg CCAAGAAGCAGCGAACAATACAAGTACTTGAGACGATCCCTAAGCAAGGTAGTAACGCTCAGAAACCGCAACTCAAGAGACCTGGATTGAACAGCAAGAGTTGGTTTAACGGACGCAAATAG
- the LOC108844147 gene encoding probable mediator of RNA polymerase II transcription subunit 26b isoform X2, whose amino-acid sequence MKPPQAASLDRWRDYFRRGDSDIFEIIDHAIMVAATDCPIKFKSRRDKIAELLFSCRVTRCCTGCHHNRELSLHEEDEAVDVGAGSKESKANSSRGDNNHINQIVSNNYNNYDDEAEALSDAIEEFSMVSKEVVRIKEILLNRDDEPHSVILESLRKLKLMSLDVDVLKVINSQSTEIGKAVNGLRKHGSDQIRQLAKTLIAEWKELVDEWVNTTKEIAGAEGTPESANPSVVDEEEEEFPSLPYGVDIFTPEANGFEMLNGDFFDSLDLDGNPCNSGEYNTSREDQRRPHKRRPEGRTQMRIQDPPIKPSSSLSDGTRRPLKQNVEQRFKNVVGSVQKPMIQRSKPLSTQQKQKASQEKHKGLDADAKFEFAKRKLQESYQHHDNAKKQRTIQVLETIPKQGSNAQKPQLKRPGLNSKSWFNGRK is encoded by the exons ATGAAACCACCACAAGCAGCTTCGTTAGATAGGTGGAGAGACTATTTCCGGCGAGGAGATTCCGATATATTCGAGATCATCGATCACGCCATCATGGTTGCTGCTACAGATTGTCCGATCAAATTCAAATCGAGAAGAGACAAAATCGCCGAGCTTCTCTTCTCCTGCAGAGTCACTCGCTGCTGCACCGGTTGCCACCACAACCGGGAGCTATCTCTTCACGAAGAAGACGAGGCGGTTGATGTTGGTGCTGGTAGTAAAGAGAGCAAAGCTAACAGTAGCAGAGGAGATAACAATCACATCAATCAGATTGTTAgcaataattataataattatgatgatGAAGCCGAGGCTTTGAGCGATGCGATTGAAGAGTTTTCTATGGTTTCTAAGGAAGTTGTTAGGATCAAAGAGATATTGCTCAACAGAGACGACGAg CCACACTCGGTGATACTCGAATCCCTGAGAAAGCTGAAGTTGATGTCTTTGGATGTGGATGTTCTTAAG GTTATTAACTCGCAGAGTACTGAGATCGGAAAGGCTGTTAATGGCCTGAGGAAACATGGTTCTGATCAGATACGCCAACTTGCAAAGACTCTTATCGc AGAGTGGAAGGAGCTGGTTGATGAATGGGTGAACACCACAAAGGAAATTGCTG gtgCTGAAGGTACACCAGAGTCTGCTAATCCATCTGttgttgatgaagaagaagaagagtttccATCGCTTCCATATGGTGTTGATATCTTTACACCGGAAGCAAATggttttgaaatgttaaatggGGATTTCTTTGATTCCTTGGACCTTGATGGAA aTCCTTGTAACTCTGGAGAATACAACACAAGCCGAGAAGACCAAAGAAGACCACACAAGAGAAGACCTGAGGGAAGAACACAAATGAGGATACAAGACCCTCCTATTAagccatcatcatcattatctgATGGGACTAGGAGACCTCTAAAGCAAAATGTAGAACAAAGGTTCAAGAACGTAGTGGGATCTGTTCAAAAACCCATGATCCAGAGGAGTAAACCGCTTTCTACACAACAGAAGCAGAAGGCTTCACAAGAA AAACATAAAGGTCTTGATGCAGACGCAAAGTTTGAGTTTGCTAAGAGGAAACTTCAAGAGAGCTACCAACACCATGACAAcg CCAAGAAGCAGCGAACAATACAAGTACTTGAGACGATCCCTAAGCAAGGTAGTAACGCTCAGAAACCGCAACTCAAGAGACCTGGATTGAACAGCAAGAGTTGGTTTAACGGACGCAAATAG
- the LOC108845950 gene encoding cysteine proteinase inhibitor 7 isoform X1: protein MATRLSPVFICVSLVVISGLGQLVICSQEKGRYNDVIRMKLGAFSDSSNNQNGGGDQIEDIALFAVQEHNKRENGVLELGRVLKATEQVVAGKLYSLTLEVLEAGEKKIYEAKVWVKPWMKNFKQLQEFKSVVPSFTVSDLGLKSDGNGFEWRSVSTNDPEVQEAAKHAVKSIQQRSNSLFPYKLIDIILARAKVVEDRVKFEMLLRLEKGNKAEKLMVEVMKYQNGKFH from the exons ATGGCTACCAGATTATCACCGGTCTTTATTTGCGTGTCGTTGGTTGTCATTTCTGGACTCGGCCAGCTTGTGATCTGTAGTCAAGAAAAAGGAAGGTACAACGACGTCATAAGGATGAAGCTCGGTGCCTTTAGCGATTCTTCCAATAATCAGAACGGTGGAGGAGATCAGATCGAGGATATAGCACTCTTTGCTGTTCAAGAACACAATAAGCGAGAG AATGGTGTACTTGAGCTTGGTAGAGTATTGAAAGCAACAGAGCAGGTGGTTGCTGGGAAACTCTACAGTCTAACTCTTGAAGTGTTAGAAGCTGGTGAGAAGAAGATTTATGAAGCTAAAGTTTGGGTGAAGCCGTGGATGAAGAACTTCAAGCAGCTTcaggagttcaagagtgttgtCCCTTCCTTCACTGTTTCCGACCTTGGCTTGAAATCAG ATGGGAATGGATTTGAGTGGAGATCGGTATCAACAAATGACCCTGAGGTCCAAGAGGCAGCAAAACACGCCGTTAAGTCGATTCAACAGAGATCAAACTCGCTGTTTCCATATAAACTCATAGACATAATCCTAGCTAGAGCAAAG GTGGTTGAAGACCGTGTGAAATTCGAAATGCTTTTGAGGCTAGAGAAGGGAAACAAAGCAGAGAAGCTCATGGTTGAAGTTATGAAGTACCAAAACGGCAAGTTTCACTAG
- the LOC108845950 gene encoding cysteine proteinase inhibitor 7 isoform X2, whose protein sequence is MATRLSPVFICVSLVVISGLGQLVICSQEKGRYNDVIRMKLGAFSDSSNNQNGGGDQIEDIALFAVQEHNKRENGVLELGRVLKATEQVVAGKLYSLTLEVLEAGEKKIYEAKVWVKPWMKNFKQLQEFKSVVPSFTVSDLGLKSDGNGFEWRSVSTNDPEVQEAAKHAVKSIQQRSNSLFPYKLIDIILARAKTV, encoded by the exons ATGGCTACCAGATTATCACCGGTCTTTATTTGCGTGTCGTTGGTTGTCATTTCTGGACTCGGCCAGCTTGTGATCTGTAGTCAAGAAAAAGGAAGGTACAACGACGTCATAAGGATGAAGCTCGGTGCCTTTAGCGATTCTTCCAATAATCAGAACGGTGGAGGAGATCAGATCGAGGATATAGCACTCTTTGCTGTTCAAGAACACAATAAGCGAGAG AATGGTGTACTTGAGCTTGGTAGAGTATTGAAAGCAACAGAGCAGGTGGTTGCTGGGAAACTCTACAGTCTAACTCTTGAAGTGTTAGAAGCTGGTGAGAAGAAGATTTATGAAGCTAAAGTTTGGGTGAAGCCGTGGATGAAGAACTTCAAGCAGCTTcaggagttcaagagtgttgtCCCTTCCTTCACTGTTTCCGACCTTGGCTTGAAATCAG ATGGGAATGGATTTGAGTGGAGATCGGTATCAACAAATGACCCTGAGGTCCAAGAGGCAGCAAAACACGCCGTTAAGTCGATTCAACAGAGATCAAACTCGCTGTTTCCATATAAACTCATAGACATAATCCTAGCTAGAGCAAAG ACCGTGTGA
- the LOC108844147 gene encoding probable mediator of RNA polymerase II transcription subunit 26b isoform X3: MKPPQAASLDRWRDYFRRGDSDIFEIIDHAIMVAATDCPIKFKSRRDKIAELLFSCRVTRCCTGCHHNRELSLHEEDEAVDVGAGSKESKANSSRGDNNHINQIVSNNYNNYDDEAEALSDAIEEFSMVSKEVVRIKEILLNRDDEPHSVILESLRKLKLMSLDVDVLKSTEIGKAVNGLRKHGSDQIRQLAKTLIAEWKELVDEWVNTTKEIAGAEGTPESANPSVVDEEEEEFPSLPYGVDIFTPEANGFEMLNGDFFDSLDLDGNPCNSGEYNTSREDQRRPHKRRPEGRTQMRIQDPPIKPSSSLSDGTRRPLKQNVEQRFKNVVGSVQKPMIQRSKPLSTQQKQKASQEVSKHKGLDADAKFEFAKRKLQESYQHHDNAKKQRTIQVLETIPKQGSNAQKPQLKRPGLNSKSWFNGRK, from the exons ATGAAACCACCACAAGCAGCTTCGTTAGATAGGTGGAGAGACTATTTCCGGCGAGGAGATTCCGATATATTCGAGATCATCGATCACGCCATCATGGTTGCTGCTACAGATTGTCCGATCAAATTCAAATCGAGAAGAGACAAAATCGCCGAGCTTCTCTTCTCCTGCAGAGTCACTCGCTGCTGCACCGGTTGCCACCACAACCGGGAGCTATCTCTTCACGAAGAAGACGAGGCGGTTGATGTTGGTGCTGGTAGTAAAGAGAGCAAAGCTAACAGTAGCAGAGGAGATAACAATCACATCAATCAGATTGTTAgcaataattataataattatgatgatGAAGCCGAGGCTTTGAGCGATGCGATTGAAGAGTTTTCTATGGTTTCTAAGGAAGTTGTTAGGATCAAAGAGATATTGCTCAACAGAGACGACGAg CCACACTCGGTGATACTCGAATCCCTGAGAAAGCTGAAGTTGATGTCTTTGGATGTGGATGTTCTTAAG AGTACTGAGATCGGAAAGGCTGTTAATGGCCTGAGGAAACATGGTTCTGATCAGATACGCCAACTTGCAAAGACTCTTATCGc AGAGTGGAAGGAGCTGGTTGATGAATGGGTGAACACCACAAAGGAAATTGCTG gtgCTGAAGGTACACCAGAGTCTGCTAATCCATCTGttgttgatgaagaagaagaagagtttccATCGCTTCCATATGGTGTTGATATCTTTACACCGGAAGCAAATggttttgaaatgttaaatggGGATTTCTTTGATTCCTTGGACCTTGATGGAA aTCCTTGTAACTCTGGAGAATACAACACAAGCCGAGAAGACCAAAGAAGACCACACAAGAGAAGACCTGAGGGAAGAACACAAATGAGGATACAAGACCCTCCTATTAagccatcatcatcattatctgATGGGACTAGGAGACCTCTAAAGCAAAATGTAGAACAAAGGTTCAAGAACGTAGTGGGATCTGTTCAAAAACCCATGATCCAGAGGAGTAAACCGCTTTCTACACAACAGAAGCAGAAGGCTTCACAAGAAGTCAGT AAACATAAAGGTCTTGATGCAGACGCAAAGTTTGAGTTTGCTAAGAGGAAACTTCAAGAGAGCTACCAACACCATGACAAcg CCAAGAAGCAGCGAACAATACAAGTACTTGAGACGATCCCTAAGCAAGGTAGTAACGCTCAGAAACCGCAACTCAAGAGACCTGGATTGAACAGCAAGAGTTGGTTTAACGGACGCAAATAG
- the LOC108844147 gene encoding probable mediator of RNA polymerase II transcription subunit 26b isoform X1: MKPPQAASLDRWRDYFRRGDSDIFEIIDHAIMVAATDCPIKFKSRRDKIAELLFSCRVTRCCTGCHHNRELSLHEEDEAVDVGAGSKESKANSSRGDNNHINQIVSNNYNNYDDEAEALSDAIEEFSMVSKEVVRIKEILLNRDDEPHSVILESLRKLKLMSLDVDVLKVINSQSTEIGKAVNGLRKHGSDQIRQLAKTLIAEWKELVDEWVNTTKEIAGAEGTPESANPSVVDEEEEEFPSLPYGVDIFTPEANGFEMLNGDFFDSLDLDGNPCNSGEYNTSREDQRRPHKRRPEGRTQMRIQDPPIKPSSSLSDGTRRPLKQNVEQRFKNVVGSVQKPMIQRSKPLSTQQKQKASQEVSKHKGLDADAKFEFAKRKLQESYQHHDNAKKQRTIQVLETIPKQGSNAQKPQLKRPGLNSKSWFNGRK, from the exons ATGAAACCACCACAAGCAGCTTCGTTAGATAGGTGGAGAGACTATTTCCGGCGAGGAGATTCCGATATATTCGAGATCATCGATCACGCCATCATGGTTGCTGCTACAGATTGTCCGATCAAATTCAAATCGAGAAGAGACAAAATCGCCGAGCTTCTCTTCTCCTGCAGAGTCACTCGCTGCTGCACCGGTTGCCACCACAACCGGGAGCTATCTCTTCACGAAGAAGACGAGGCGGTTGATGTTGGTGCTGGTAGTAAAGAGAGCAAAGCTAACAGTAGCAGAGGAGATAACAATCACATCAATCAGATTGTTAgcaataattataataattatgatgatGAAGCCGAGGCTTTGAGCGATGCGATTGAAGAGTTTTCTATGGTTTCTAAGGAAGTTGTTAGGATCAAAGAGATATTGCTCAACAGAGACGACGAg CCACACTCGGTGATACTCGAATCCCTGAGAAAGCTGAAGTTGATGTCTTTGGATGTGGATGTTCTTAAG GTTATTAACTCGCAGAGTACTGAGATCGGAAAGGCTGTTAATGGCCTGAGGAAACATGGTTCTGATCAGATACGCCAACTTGCAAAGACTCTTATCGc AGAGTGGAAGGAGCTGGTTGATGAATGGGTGAACACCACAAAGGAAATTGCTG gtgCTGAAGGTACACCAGAGTCTGCTAATCCATCTGttgttgatgaagaagaagaagagtttccATCGCTTCCATATGGTGTTGATATCTTTACACCGGAAGCAAATggttttgaaatgttaaatggGGATTTCTTTGATTCCTTGGACCTTGATGGAA aTCCTTGTAACTCTGGAGAATACAACACAAGCCGAGAAGACCAAAGAAGACCACACAAGAGAAGACCTGAGGGAAGAACACAAATGAGGATACAAGACCCTCCTATTAagccatcatcatcattatctgATGGGACTAGGAGACCTCTAAAGCAAAATGTAGAACAAAGGTTCAAGAACGTAGTGGGATCTGTTCAAAAACCCATGATCCAGAGGAGTAAACCGCTTTCTACACAACAGAAGCAGAAGGCTTCACAAGAAGTCAGT AAACATAAAGGTCTTGATGCAGACGCAAAGTTTGAGTTTGCTAAGAGGAAACTTCAAGAGAGCTACCAACACCATGACAAcg CCAAGAAGCAGCGAACAATACAAGTACTTGAGACGATCCCTAAGCAAGGTAGTAACGCTCAGAAACCGCAACTCAAGAGACCTGGATTGAACAGCAAGAGTTGGTTTAACGGACGCAAATAG
- the LOC108846469 gene encoding reticulon-like protein B21 isoform X1, with the protein MILLPIWFISVVAYMGLIYLGLMFVFKAVIRRGVVEEEEMHKGAGVREEDVKRMFRVIMPYLNESLLQLRALFSGDPSTTLKVIQTKQAPTSMGPPRK; encoded by the exons ATGATTCTGCTTCCCATTTGGTTCATATCAGTGGTAGCGTATATGGGTCTCATTTACCTTGGCCTAATGTTTGTATTCAAAGCCGTGATACGCAG GGGAGTAGTGGAGGAGGAAGAGATGCATAAAGGAGCTGGAGTgagagaagaagatgtgaaGAGGATGTTCAGAGTCATAATGCCTTACCTCAACGAGTCTCTGCTTCAACTCAGAGCCCTTTTCTCTGGCGATCCTTCTACCACACTCAAG GTTATTCAGACAAAACAGGCACCAACTTCAATGGGTCCACCTAGAAAGTAA
- the LOC108846469 gene encoding reticulon-like protein B21 isoform X2, giving the protein MILLPIWFISVVAYMGLIYLGLMFVFKAVIRRGVVEEEEMHKGAGVREEDVKRMFRVIMPYLNESLLQLRALFSGDPSTTLKVVTGP; this is encoded by the exons ATGATTCTGCTTCCCATTTGGTTCATATCAGTGGTAGCGTATATGGGTCTCATTTACCTTGGCCTAATGTTTGTATTCAAAGCCGTGATACGCAG GGGAGTAGTGGAGGAGGAAGAGATGCATAAAGGAGCTGGAGTgagagaagaagatgtgaaGAGGATGTTCAGAGTCATAATGCCTTACCTCAACGAGTCTCTGCTTCAACTCAGAGCCCTTTTCTCTGGCGATCCTTCTACCACACTCAAG GTTGTGACAGGACCGTGA